The sequence GGTCGCCACCGGGTTGAGCAGGATGCTCCCTGTGCGCGCATAGGCCTTCTGGGCGAGGGTGTAGACCGCCAGGGTCAGGCCGACCCCGAAGAGGGGGTTCTGGAGCAGTTCAGCCGCCATGGCGCTCGCCCCTGCCGTCGAGCAGCCGCGCCGTCCAGCCGGTGACGGCCATGACGGCGAAGGTGCTCACGACCGTCGCCACGACGATGGGGAGCCACTCCCTGCCGATCAGGTCGAAGTAGACCATCACCCCGACCCCCGCCGGGACGAAGAGGAGGGCCAGGTGGGAGAGGAGCAGCTCCGCCGCCTCCCGGACCCACTCGAAGCGCACAAGTTCCAGGCGCAGGGCCGCCACGAGCAGGCCCATGCCGATGACGCTCCCCGGGATGGGCAAATCGAGCGCCAGGGAGATCGTCTCCCCGAGGAGCTGCAGCAGCACCAGGATGGCGAATCCGCGGATCATCCATTCCCCTCCTCGAGACAAAAGGCCTCGATTTCTTCGATGAAGAGCTTTCCGTACTTTTGCAGCTTGTGTTTCCCCACCCCGTTGACCGTCAGCAGGGCTTCCTCGTCCCCCGGGCGATAGGCGGCCATCTCCGCCAGGGAAGCGTCGCCGAAGACCACGAAGGGGGGGATCTCGGCGGCATCGGCGATCTCTTTTCGCAGGGTGCGCAGTCTCTGGAACAGTCCCTCGTCGTAGTCGAGGGCGGCTCCTCTCTTTCGGGCCGGTTTTTTCGCCGCCGCCTTCGGCCGCGGCTTGGCCAGAGTCAGGGTCTGCTCGCCGCGCAGCAGGGGCCGAGCCGTAGAGCTCAGGCGCAGGACCGAGTAGTTGCCCACGTCCTGCACCAGGTAGCCGAGATGGACGAGCTGGCGCAGGAGGGTGCCCCAGTCGTGTTGACTGCGCTCGGCGCCGATCCCGAAGGTGGAGAGGCGGTCGTGGCCGAGGCGCAGGATGCGCTCGTTCTGCGAGCCGCGCAGCACGTCGATGACGTGGCCGGCACCGAAGCGCTGCCCCACCCGGTAGACGCAGGAGAGGGCTTTGCGCGCGTCCTCGGTGGCGTCGTACTGCTCCGGGGGGTCGAGGCAGATGTCGCAGTTTCCGCAGTCCTCTTCCAGCTGCTCGCCGAAGTAGCCGAGCAGGACCCGGCGCCGGCAGCTGCGGGCCTCGGCGAAGCCGACCATGGCGTTGAGCTTGTGCAGCTCGATGCGGTTCTGCTCCTCGTTCCCCCCCTTCAGGATCAGGCCCCGGGCCACGGCGATGTCCCCGTAGCCGAGCAGGAGGAGCGCCTCGGCGGGCAGGCCGTCGCGCCCGGCGCGGCCGGTCTCCTGGTAGTAGCTCTCCACGTTCTTGGGCAGGTCGTAGTGGACCACGAAGCGCACGTTGGGCTTGTCGATCCCCATGCCGAAGGCGACCGTGGCCACCACCACCTGGAGCTAGTCGCGCAGGAAGGCCTCCTGCACCCGCTTGCGCTCGGTGTCGGCCAGGCCCGCGTGGTAGGGGGCGGCCCTGACCCCGTCGGCGGCGAGGCGCGCGGCCACTTCCTCGACCCGCTTGCGGGAGAGGGCGTAGACGATGCCGGCTTCGCCGGAGCGCCCGGCGAGGAAGGCCTTTAACTGGGCCTGGGGCTTCGCCTTGTCCACCACCGTGTACCTGATGTTGGGGCGGTCGAAGCCGGCGGCGAAGGAGCGGGCCCTCTCGAGGCCGAGACGCTGAAGGATGTCGTCGCGGGTCTGGGCGTCGGCGGTGGCGGTCAGGGCGATCGTCGGGACCCCGGGGAAGAGGGTCTTGAGGCGGCCGAGCTGGACGTACTCGGGGCGGAAGTCGTGGCCCCACTGGGAGACGCAGTGGGCCTCGTCGATGGCGAAGAGGGCGACGGGAATCCCCTGCATCCGCTCCAGGAATGCCTCGCTCAGCAGCCGCTCCGGGGCGATGTAGAGCAGGTCCAGCTCCCCGCCGTGAAGCCGGGCGAGGACCCGGCGCGATTCGGCCGCCCCGAGGGAGGAGTTGTAGAAGGCCGCCTCCACTCCGTTGGCGACCAGGGCGTCGACCTGGTCCTTCATCAGGGAGATCAGCGGCGAGACGATGATCGCCACCCCCGGGCGGTGCAGGGCCGGGACCTGGTAGCAGAGGGACTTGCCGCCGCCGGTCGGCATGAGGACGAAGGCGTCCTCCCCGCCGATGAGGGCATCGACGATCTCCTCCTGGTGGGGGCGGAAGGCGCCGTAGCCGAAGACTTCGCGCAGGGTGTCGATCGGTTGTTTCAAGGGGTTACCTCTCAGCTTTAAGCTGTAAGCTTGAAGCCATAAGTGTTTGAGATTAAATGCTTAATGCT is a genomic window of Desulfuromonas sp. containing:
- a CDS encoding CidA/LrgA family protein; this encodes MIRGFAILVLLQLLGETISLALDLPIPGSVIGMGLLVAALRLELVRFEWVREAAELLLSHLALLFVPAGVGVMVYFDLIGREWLPIVVATVVSTFAVMAVTGWTARLLDGRGERHGG